Proteins encoded within one genomic window of Arachis ipaensis cultivar K30076 chromosome B08, Araip1.1, whole genome shotgun sequence:
- the LOC107610545 gene encoding pentatricopeptide repeat-containing protein At3g22470, mitochondrial-like: protein MKGLYLNGKILDALYIYGKIVAKGFWFDEVMYETLINGLCKSGETRVALQRLWKMEGQFVKANLVMYNIVVDGLCKGGLLNDALDLYFNMLGRGISPDIVTYTSIIYGYCKINRVDEAMNLRKDMFLKNIVPNIVTYNSLVDSLCKAGRISSAREIVNEMHYCGQPFPDVNTYNILLDFVCKNQHLDEAIALFKSLIYERSFVPNVWSYNILISGYYKNKRFDEAIKLFLYMCSKNLDPNIETYNILLHALYDRQQLGKAIILLNQIVDDDICLNLYTYKILIYGL from the exons ATGAAGGGGTTGTATCTTAATGGTAAGATTTTGGATGCACTCTACATTTATGGTAAAATAGTTGCAAAAGGATTTTGGTTTGATGAAGTTATGTATGAAACCTTAATCAATGGGCTGTGTAAGTCTGGAGAAACAAGAGTTGCTCTCCAAAGGCTTTGGAAAATGGAGGGTCAGTTTGTTAAGGCGAATCTTGTAATGTACAATATTGTTGTTGATGGTTTGTGCAAAGGTGGACTTTTGAATGATGCATtggatttatattttaatatgcttGGTCGAGGAATTTCCCCTGATATTGTTACTTACACTTCAATAATATATG GTTATTGCAAGATTAACAGAGTGGATGAGGCCATGAATTTGAGGAAAGATATGTTTCTTAAGAACATAGTTCCAAACATTGTAACTTACAATTCTCTAGTTGATAGCTTGTGCAAAGCTGGTAGAATCTCGTCTGCAAGGGAGATTGTTAATGAAATGCATTATTGCGGTCAACCATTCCCTGATGTAAACACTTATAATATCCTTTTAGATTTCGTGTGCAAAAACCAGCATCTTGATGAGGCAATTGCATTATTTAAAAGTCTCATCTATGAAAGAAGTTTTGTTCCAAATGTTTGGAGTTACAATATCTTGATTAGTGGTTATTACAAGAATAAAAGATTTGATGAAGCCATAAAGCTTTTCCTATATATGTGTTCCAAGAATTTGGATCCAAATATTGAAACTTACAATATATTGTTACACGCATTATACGACAGGCAGCAACTTGGCAAGGCAATTATACTATTAAACCAAATTGTTGATGATGATATTTGTCTTAATTTGTACACATACAAAATACTTATATATGGTTTATAG
- the LOC107612883 gene encoding uncharacterized protein LOC107612883 isoform X2 has protein sequence MWTVEKVRNRSEIDVSLLLTGNDVLCISLVQVRFTFPKQCELSHFEHTFQYWFIMMMSVFRTSDSEGDMGVSSGRHARHYTRYTWALKTAFFPQVHNDDEVRALFMLLSNSSNCVFRTSDSEGDMGVSSGRHARHYTRYTWVLETAFFPQVHNDDEVRALFMLLSNSSNCVFRTSDSEGDMGVSSGRHARHYTRYTWALETAFFPQWITC, from the exons ATGTGGACGGTGGAAAAAGTCAGGAACAGATCTGAGATCGACGTTAGTCTCCTGCTAACAGGAAATGATG TGTTGTGCATTTCTTTGGTTCAAGTCAGGTTTACCTTTCCGAAGCAGTGCGAGCTGAGTCATTTTGAGCATACTTTCCAATATTG GTTCATAATGATGATGAG TGTGTTCAGAACTTCAGATAGTGAAGGAGACATGGGGGTTTCAAGTGGGAGACATGCAAGGCACTATACCCGTTACACTTGGGCTCTCAAGACAGCATTCTTTCCTCAG GTTCATAATGATGATGAGGTAAGGGCGTTGTTCATGCTGCTCTCCAACTCAAGCAATTG TGTGTTCAGAACTTCAGATAGTGAAGGAGACATGGGGGTTTCAAGTGGGAGACATGCAAGGCACTATACCCGTTACACTTGGGTTCTCGAGACAGCATTCTTTCCTCAG GTTCATAATGATGATGAGGTAAGGGCGTTGTTCATGCTGCTCTCCAACTCAAGCAATTG TGTGTTCAGAACTTCAGATAGTGAAGGAGACATGGGGGTTTCAAGTGGGAGACATGCAAGGCACTATACCCGTTACACTTGGGCTCTCGAGACAGCATTCTTTCCTCAG TGGATTACCTGCTAG
- the LOC107612883 gene encoding uncharacterized protein LOC107612883 isoform X1, with amino-acid sequence MWTVEKVRNRSEIDVSLLLTGNDVLCISLVQVRFTFPKQCELSHFEHTFQYWFIMMMSVFRTSDSEGDMGVSSGRHARHYTRYTWALKTAFFPQVHNDDEVRALFMLLSNSSNCVFRTSDSEGDMGVSSGRHARHYTRYTWVLETAFFPQVHNDDEVRALFMLLSNSSNCVFRTSDSEGDMGVSSGRHARHYTRYTWALETAFFPQLCELV; translated from the exons ATGTGGACGGTGGAAAAAGTCAGGAACAGATCTGAGATCGACGTTAGTCTCCTGCTAACAGGAAATGATG TGTTGTGCATTTCTTTGGTTCAAGTCAGGTTTACCTTTCCGAAGCAGTGCGAGCTGAGTCATTTTGAGCATACTTTCCAATATTG GTTCATAATGATGATGAG TGTGTTCAGAACTTCAGATAGTGAAGGAGACATGGGGGTTTCAAGTGGGAGACATGCAAGGCACTATACCCGTTACACTTGGGCTCTCAAGACAGCATTCTTTCCTCAG GTTCATAATGATGATGAGGTAAGGGCGTTGTTCATGCTGCTCTCCAACTCAAGCAATTG TGTGTTCAGAACTTCAGATAGTGAAGGAGACATGGGGGTTTCAAGTGGGAGACATGCAAGGCACTATACCCGTTACACTTGGGTTCTCGAGACAGCATTCTTTCCTCAG GTTCATAATGATGATGAGGTAAGGGCGTTGTTCATGCTGCTCTCCAACTCAAGCAATTG TGTGTTCAGAACTTCAGATAGTGAAGGAGACATGGGGGTTTCAAGTGGGAGACATGCAAGGCACTATACCCGTTACACTTGGGCTCTCGAGACAGCATTCTTTCCTCAG CTTTGTGAACTCGTGTGA
- the LOC107612883 gene encoding uncharacterized protein LOC107612883 isoform X3 gives MWTVEKVRNRSEIDVSLLLTGNDVRFTFPKQCELSHFEHTFQYWFIMMMSVFRTSDSEGDMGVSSGRHARHYTRYTWALKTAFFPQVHNDDEVRALFMLLSNSSNCVFRTSDSEGDMGVSSGRHARHYTRYTWVLETAFFPQVHNDDEVRALFMLLSNSSNCVFRTSDSEGDMGVSSGRHARHYTRYTWALETAFFPQLCELV, from the exons ATGTGGACGGTGGAAAAAGTCAGGAACAGATCTGAGATCGACGTTAGTCTCCTGCTAACAGGAAATGATG TCAGGTTTACCTTTCCGAAGCAGTGCGAGCTGAGTCATTTTGAGCATACTTTCCAATATTG GTTCATAATGATGATGAG TGTGTTCAGAACTTCAGATAGTGAAGGAGACATGGGGGTTTCAAGTGGGAGACATGCAAGGCACTATACCCGTTACACTTGGGCTCTCAAGACAGCATTCTTTCCTCAG GTTCATAATGATGATGAGGTAAGGGCGTTGTTCATGCTGCTCTCCAACTCAAGCAATTG TGTGTTCAGAACTTCAGATAGTGAAGGAGACATGGGGGTTTCAAGTGGGAGACATGCAAGGCACTATACCCGTTACACTTGGGTTCTCGAGACAGCATTCTTTCCTCAG GTTCATAATGATGATGAGGTAAGGGCGTTGTTCATGCTGCTCTCCAACTCAAGCAATTG TGTGTTCAGAACTTCAGATAGTGAAGGAGACATGGGGGTTTCAAGTGGGAGACATGCAAGGCACTATACCCGTTACACTTGGGCTCTCGAGACAGCATTCTTTCCTCAG CTTTGTGAACTCGTGTGA
- the LOC107612883 gene encoding uncharacterized protein LOC107612883 isoform X4: MTRKNSEFIMMMSVFRTSDSEGDMGVSSGRHARHYTRYTWALKTAFFPQVHNDDEVRALFMLLSNSSNCVFRTSDSEGDMGVSSGRHARHYTRYTWVLETAFFPQVHNDDEVRALFMLLSNSSNCVFRTSDSEGDMGVSSGRHARHYTRYTWALETAFFPQLCELV; the protein is encoded by the exons ATGACAAGGAAAAATTCCGA GTTCATAATGATGATGAG TGTGTTCAGAACTTCAGATAGTGAAGGAGACATGGGGGTTTCAAGTGGGAGACATGCAAGGCACTATACCCGTTACACTTGGGCTCTCAAGACAGCATTCTTTCCTCAG GTTCATAATGATGATGAGGTAAGGGCGTTGTTCATGCTGCTCTCCAACTCAAGCAATTG TGTGTTCAGAACTTCAGATAGTGAAGGAGACATGGGGGTTTCAAGTGGGAGACATGCAAGGCACTATACCCGTTACACTTGGGTTCTCGAGACAGCATTCTTTCCTCAG GTTCATAATGATGATGAGGTAAGGGCGTTGTTCATGCTGCTCTCCAACTCAAGCAATTG TGTGTTCAGAACTTCAGATAGTGAAGGAGACATGGGGGTTTCAAGTGGGAGACATGCAAGGCACTATACCCGTTACACTTGGGCTCTCGAGACAGCATTCTTTCCTCAG CTTTGTGAACTCGTGTGA
- the LOC107612883 gene encoding uncharacterized protein LOC107612883 isoform X5 — protein sequence MMMSVFRTSDSEGDMGVSSGRHARHYTRYTWALKTAFFPQVHNDDEVRALFMLLSNSSNCVFRTSDSEGDMGVSSGRHARHYTRYTWVLETAFFPQVHNDDEVRALFMLLSNSSNCVFRTSDSEGDMGVSSGRHARHYTRYTWALETAFFPQLCELV from the exons ATGATGATGAG TGTGTTCAGAACTTCAGATAGTGAAGGAGACATGGGGGTTTCAAGTGGGAGACATGCAAGGCACTATACCCGTTACACTTGGGCTCTCAAGACAGCATTCTTTCCTCAG GTTCATAATGATGATGAGGTAAGGGCGTTGTTCATGCTGCTCTCCAACTCAAGCAATTG TGTGTTCAGAACTTCAGATAGTGAAGGAGACATGGGGGTTTCAAGTGGGAGACATGCAAGGCACTATACCCGTTACACTTGGGTTCTCGAGACAGCATTCTTTCCTCAG GTTCATAATGATGATGAGGTAAGGGCGTTGTTCATGCTGCTCTCCAACTCAAGCAATTG TGTGTTCAGAACTTCAGATAGTGAAGGAGACATGGGGGTTTCAAGTGGGAGACATGCAAGGCACTATACCCGTTACACTTGGGCTCTCGAGACAGCATTCTTTCCTCAG CTTTGTGAACTCGTGTGA